A part of Terriglobales bacterium genomic DNA contains:
- the mltG gene encoding endolytic transglycosylase MltG, with amino-acid sequence MRRSLFILVLLGLATLVAWLGYVLFLPLQPAGAVTVLLRPGSSTRHIAAELRAAGVIRSGSGFLLVNSWRAQSLKAGEYRFERAASAVEVYDRIARGDMVVHTVVVPEGYNLYEVAGAIQEAGLGRADDFVRIAHSDTRLIADLDPQATSLEGYLFPDTYHFSRTQNLHDIAAAMVRHFRQEAGSLGLASNLHQVVTMASIVEKETSVPEERPQVASVYYNRLARGMPFGADPTVVYASLLAGHYTGVIHESDLQLDSPYNTYKHAGLPPGPIANPGRAALAAALQPARTDYLYFVSDNQGHHRFAKTAAEHVRNVDAYRRSSQH; translated from the coding sequence TTGCGTCGCAGCCTGTTCATCCTGGTGCTGCTGGGCCTGGCGACCCTCGTCGCCTGGCTGGGCTACGTCCTTTTTCTGCCGCTGCAGCCGGCGGGCGCGGTCACCGTGCTGCTGCGTCCCGGCTCCTCCACCCGCCACATCGCCGCCGAGCTGCGCGCGGCTGGGGTCATCCGCAGCGGCTCCGGATTCCTCCTGGTGAACTCCTGGCGCGCCCAGTCGCTCAAGGCGGGTGAGTATCGCTTCGAGCGCGCTGCCAGCGCGGTGGAGGTCTATGACCGCATCGCCCGCGGCGACATGGTGGTCCACACCGTGGTGGTGCCGGAGGGCTATAACCTCTATGAAGTGGCCGGCGCCATCCAGGAAGCCGGGCTGGGCCGCGCCGACGACTTTGTCCGCATCGCTCACTCCGACACCCGCCTGATCGCCGACCTCGACCCCCAGGCCACCAGCCTGGAGGGCTACCTCTTCCCCGACACCTACCATTTCTCCCGCACGCAGAACCTGCACGACATCGCCGCTGCCATGGTGCGCCACTTCCGCCAGGAGGCCGGCAGCCTGGGGTTGGCCAGCAACCTCCACCAAGTGGTGACCATGGCCTCCATCGTGGAGAAGGAGACCAGCGTGCCCGAAGAGCGGCCGCAGGTGGCCAGCGTGTACTACAACCGCCTGGCCCGCGGCATGCCCTTCGGGGCCGACCCCACCGTGGTCTACGCTTCCCTGCTGGCCGGCCACTACACCGGAGTGATCCACGAATCCGACCTGCAACTGGATTCGCCCTACAACACCTACAAGCACGCGGGCCTGCCCCCTGGCCCCATCGCCAATCCGGGGCGCGCCGCGCTGGCCGCGGCCCTGCAACCGGCCCGGACCGACTATCTCTACTTCGTGAGCGACAACCAGGGCCACCACCGATTCGCCAAGACCGCCGCCGAGCACGTGCGCAACGTGGACGCCTACCGCCGCTCCAGCCAGCACTGA
- the ruvX gene encoding Holliday junction resolvase RuvX: MPLPDNPPPSASAGGRILALDVGARTLGLAVSDPLGITAQGLETLRRRNLRSDLAHLERLLEQYQVAELVVGHPLRLSGQPGAQAEKVAAFAERLRARFGRPVHLWDERLTSAQANRLLRETEMSIRRRGQVVDRLAATLILQSFLDFRAARRAAR; the protein is encoded by the coding sequence GTGCCGCTTCCTGATAACCCGCCGCCTTCCGCCTCGGCCGGCGGGCGGATCCTGGCTTTGGACGTGGGCGCCCGCACCCTCGGTCTGGCGGTCTCCGATCCCCTGGGCATCACCGCCCAGGGCCTCGAGACTCTGCGCCGCCGCAACCTGCGCTCCGACCTGGCGCACTTGGAGCGCCTCCTCGAGCAGTACCAGGTGGCGGAGTTGGTGGTGGGCCACCCTCTGCGCCTCAGCGGCCAGCCCGGCGCCCAGGCGGAAAAAGTGGCAGCCTTTGCGGAGCGCCTGCGCGCGCGCTTCGGCCGGCCCGTCCATCTCTGGGACGAGCGCCTGACCTCAGCCCAAGCCAACCGCCTGCTGCGGGAGACCGAGATGAGCATCCGCCGCCGCGGGCAGGTGGTCGACCGCCTGGCCGCCACGCTCATCCTGCAGTCGTTCCTGGACTTTCGTGCCGCCCGCCGCGCCGCTCGCTGA